TTAGCTTTGTAAAAGATCAGGAAAGAAGGAGCTGAGAGGAGATCACGTGTGCGCTATTCTGTGGCATTAATAAGGAGAAAGTTTGGCAGCAACATGGGGAGTATCCTGTACATCTCCCAGCCCCCTAACAGCTAAACTACTACTCTGGTCCGCACCCCTCAGGTGATCACGTATTGAGTTGGTAAATCAAGCTGAAGTGAAAGTTGAGCAAAATATTACATTCACACTATTTTCACCTTAATCCAAACGTGGCTAATCGGCCAAGACAGGCTAATGAGAGGCTAATGTAGGTGACAAGAAATGAAGGTTTATAGCTCTCCAATTAGTGTTATCTTGCACTTTAAACCACATTAATTGCAAACATGATTTTACAGACACATATTAGACCAAAACGGCTGCTTCTACTGTCTAGCTATGTGatgagttatttatttttacagataGTGTTGGGGTTAAATGGCACAAAGCGATACTTTACAGTAAAACATTAAactctgctacataacattaacGTTAACATGCCATCGAAGCTGTTAATGCTGTCATGAGTTCTAATACCAGATTATATCCTGTAATATAATGTTCTATTTATTATGTTATCATTACTGTTAATTATCGCAACATATgacataatgtttgatgtcatgacaggTAACTAGAGTACAATTAATATAAATTAGCATGTAATATAAGCTGTcattaaattaaacattatgctgtctgtcatgacaattacaGGTAACAGTAACATGATAGttttattactgaacaaaatctgtcataTTCATGCCAGcacatgacatgtttatggtatTTTATCAATATTAAGTAGCAGGTTTCAACTGATTTAACTTTTTCCTGCAACAAAATAGTGCAACATATGACCGTCTTAATCGCTGTAATCATATTGCAGTTACTGACATAATAATTTTGTTACTTGTGGTACAGTATGTCTCTAGGAGAAGTGCATTAATTACActcaacacatttaaaacatacattttctcAGGACTTATCTCTGTATATATTATCCGTGTGCTACCTGACACTGGACTGTATAGCTTTGTGAATGTGAGCAGTGCAGCACAAGCACTGTCAACTCAAAGAACAATCTGTTGAAGGGTCTAATCATAGTCATACGGGCTAACTGATATAGATTCTGTCAGATGGGATGAGGTCTATCAAATCTCAACTTCAGCTAAACtacattttcattcagaaatagCTCTGTATGCTTTACATCTTATTTAAAACGATTCTGTTTTGATAGCAGTTCATAATTTTCAGGAAGCGTAAATGGGAATAGTGACATGCCTTTTATATGATTATTATGtgattattatttctttattattatttttaaataaagtactGAAAGGACAACAGGGTTTTCTCTTGTACTTTCCAGTTAAAAAGACTTGCCTAGGTCTTTACTCTAGGTTTCAACACAGCAGTAAAGTAATGAGTAGTGAGCTTACATTTTCCAGGAAGAAAGGGGTAAAGTAATCCTATTATAGTTTGAGAAAAGTAATCTGTGTGGGATTACTTTTATTTGAGTaacaacactcttaaaaaagatggttcttcaagggttctttagtaaagaaaatggtacatagaaccatgaataatCTAAGgagcctttgcatgattaaatggctctttgcaccgtgaaagggttcttcagattaatggagattGTACAGTAGAtagttttatatacatatatatatatatatatatatatatatatatataatatgcaaTATAGCACCTTTTGTAAAtggcaagcttgtaacaataggcTAGTAgaatttactaaagaacctttgaaaaagCATGTATTTAATAGGGGACCCCAACACTGTTTATAGAACacacagtgttagaaaccaGCGAGTCTATTTGAGAGTACGTGGCAACTCATTAGGTCTGAAGCAATTGTGTGATATTTATGCTACCTGCATACACTCctaaacagatggttcttcaacggTTATTGAtgctctatatagcactaaaaagtgTTCTACTACTGTGtcaatgtcaagcttttaacaacagaagaacccttttatatatacacatctatATGCTCTAAAAGgaagcatctacagcacattctccatcaatctgaagaactctttcatgatgcaaaaacctttttttttttcataattttttaagTGTATAGAAGTTtatattacttgttagctacatcagcctcaAGACTCCAGAGCCAAACTGAGCTAACATGtctcaaaacacaaagcaaatatgtcttggttgattgactacatttgtcATTTGAGGAGAACAGTGTGTAAATTAAATTTCTGGCCAACTGTCACTTTTATATCCAAAATATTGAACACCAAGCTCATGCCAAATGCATTGTCGTTCCCACACTTGTTCACCATTGCACAAGATGCCTTCTTCCTCTACAGATTTGCAGATTACTGCAAAGTGATTCCGTgaacttacaaaaaaaaaaacaaacaaaaaaaaacaatggaatacCATCTTTAGTCTGGACCTTTCCCAGTTCCTCCAACCATTTCCGTCCCACACTCCTGCTCAATTGCAGGCAGGACCAGGTGCCCTTGAGAAGAGTCGCATCAGTGGCGTCCAAGCAGTTTGGAGAAAAAGCCTGGTTGTTTGGTGCCTTTGGGCTGGGTCTCATCACTGGGCTTCTCCAGGCCCAGCTCCCCTTccagctgctccagctcagaCTGGTCTAGCAGCTCAAAGTCCTCTGCCTCGCTGTCTGTGTCCTCGGCCAAAGCCTGGGCCAGTGCTGGTACCCCAACTGCCTGTAGACGCTCCTGCATGGCTGTGGTGACTGCTGCTGTAATCACATCTCCAGCCATCCTCTGCACCAGTTCCAGAGCCTGTGCTGCTGCCTCCCCCTCCACACGTTCTCCTTGTGTGGGTAGACCTATGCTCAGGTCATCATCATCGCCGTTAGTCCCCAGACCGTTATCCAGGGAGGGAAAGTCAGGGAGCCCACCAGAGAAGACTTCCTCTTCACTGCGGCGATCTAAGTCTGGTAGCACCAGAGAGAAGAGTGGGGTCAATACATGTGAAATAACTGAAGGCATCCTGACTGACTCTCAGGGGCATCAGATCTGTCAAATGTTAGTATTAATTACTCAAATCATATTGCCCTTTTGTCAATTAACTGTTAAAGTAATAAAAGTGTCTAATTTCAaagatttctaataaagtgttgTGGCTGCATATATATGATGTATCTGCTTTTAAATCTTTGTCTTTTGGAAAATGAGGAGTACCTGGCACTTAAAGAAATACAGCTTGGTCCAAGAACTTCTTATTTGGTATATTTGTTAAGTGAAAAGTGTTCGATAAAACGTTTTGTGCTAGTCATGAGCACAGTTCAATTCTAACAGCCCTTTCTTGTTCCCATGGAGTGATTTCACTGGATAGCTCAACACTGTAGCAGACAAAAGGACACGAGCTCACCCTCTGAGTTCTCCGTCTGAGGCGTGTGTCCCTCCGATAAGTTGAAGGTGCCGTTATCTGTCCACGTTATTTCAGAGACTTCAGTGTCTGATACAGACAGCTCCCTACATGCTGTGGAGTCCAGctgaaacacagagtcagtttcACTTACCCTCTCACCTCACACTGAAAGGGAACATTTGCATTGCCTTTCCTGCAGCAAGACagcagaaaatgaaatgttcactCACCTTAGGGAACAGTGAGGACAGATCAGCTTCAATGCTCTCCTTCTCAGTCTGGGCCTTCAGCAATCTCTGCtctggagaaaagaaagaaagacaggattCAAGTTCAGGTTAGAGTTTATTTTGCCCTGAAGGCAATTCATTAGCAGCATAAACAGACATTAAGACAGGTAAGCTActaattaaaattaaacagacacAAAACTGTCATTTCACTGCCTCTTTCATGCTATCACAAACTGAAATTAATTTAGATAAATGTATTTCAgataaatgtattgtttttgtaagCATATGTAAAAGCACAAGGACTAAATTGCTTCTAAAAAGGCTAAATGTTTCACTttacacagacaaacagaattCTTTTTGTttaggttaaagttagggttaaaCAGTTTATGGAATCATAATAGAAAATGTCTTAATTTTTATACCATCCTACAAACAGTTTGCAAGCTGTAGACTATTAACATCATATtagaaacattttataaaagtatCTGCAATAAAATTGGTTCAGTATTATTGAAAATAGGTAACTTTTTAACAGTCTGGCATACTGTATAAGAGTGATCAGCCTCAGACTTGTGGATCCCACTGTATGACAAcgtacagtcacatgcaaaaatttgaacattcctggtcaaattacaagtTGTATTGATTTTCgaaatgaaaatgagttaacacgTTCTTTACGGGgaacatacatatatacttatatagTATTTCTTCTACACActtcagtgcacaatttctatttttgttGGGTTGCACACACAAgctaagaaaaaaataacaaaatctaAGGCATCCCATaacttgtgttttattttttttccaatatgttaaattcattaaataaatagtgattgtgcattacaatgtgTATACGTGAGTTCTCTGTTGAGGATATgtacttactttcacttagaaaaaagtaaaagactGAACAGGGGTGTTCATACGTTTTACATATGACTAAAGTATGTTTTGTGGATATTTGGTGTTTAAAGAGGAAAAATTACACTACCATGATTCTCCTTGATCTTCTGAAGGAATtctcttactccaaaattcagtTTCTGCAGAACTGGATCCAACCACATCCCAAACTCATGTGACGACACAAGAGGCCACAGGAAAATGCCCAGCACTGGAGTGAACAGATGGACAGAGCATTAACacacatgtcatgaatctgccAGCATGTTTCACAACCTGCTGACTGCAAGGAACTGGAGAAGgcagagaatgagtgagaatgCCGTCATGATTACACTACTGGGAATCTGCTATCACATGTCAGGCCTTCTGGTGTTCACTGTGATACTGAGAATGATGCAGGATGGAAACCCAGCTTTTCTCTTTAAATGTTTCTGTTAGCCAATAAAAACCATAATCATCTCATAACATTCTAATAGATGAATAAACAGGTTGAAACTTCACATAATTTGGAGAGAAATCAGTCAGACATAGCATACTTACCTATAATGTATGAAATAACAATTCCTGGAATGTAACGCCCCAGCACTGCCAGGAAAGAACATAAGCTGCATACCAGCAGACAGAActgcaaacagaaacaaacGCAGACTTCAAATACAACTACACAAATCAGAGCCTCAGTAAGTTCAGCTTAGGTCCAATGGCTGTACAGTACCTTGCCTGGATTCTGTTGTTTGAAAGATGAGGTCTCGGCGAGAAACAGCTTGAAGCTCATCCAAGAGTCTGTGAACTGAGCTTCTGCTCCAGACCTGCCCTCCTGCCCTGAGTCAACCATCTCCCAGCTACAGACAGATAAAGAAGCCATAAGTTAATTTTCTTATCACTGAAATCAGAGTAACACTCATCAATGTTAAGcctgagtaaaaaaaaactgacatgaCACTTAGCACAAACCTAGCACTGGCCCAGCAACGGCCAAGTGCATACTTAGCGCAGAACATTAATGCTaatttgtgtaatgctaatTCACAACCTCTAGGCCCCATTTACACTCTTCTTTTTTAACATCAGCTTGTCCACTTTGAATCATCACTTGGATATGCATCACACCTACGTCACACAACTGCCCGCTCACagcagaagaggaggagaaaacagCAAGGAGTCGATTATTCAAACAGAATACACTGGCAATCTGCAGATTAGCCTCACGCTAGCCATGCAAACTTtgcaatgtaaaatgttttctttagcAGTCTGAacattatttataaatacatgCTTTGTCTGGCTGTAAATTTGGTGTAAagcctttctttttgtttgttagaTATGTAGCCTTTAGCATGCTAGCTAGCCAGCTTGCAGAGTAAAGTGATGAATCAGCAGTTATGTGTAAGAGATGGAGTAGTCAGTAAAGCACTGCAAATCATGTtatggttttgaaatgttaagcGATTTAAAGTGTTGCTGTGGCTTTTTGGGTTTGAAAAGGGAAATGCGTCACGTCACAATCatttctgggcaagttctgctgctgaagtcaACAACTGTGCTCAGTCTATCCCTCAACCCTCCGAGGGCTCATCTAACAACCTTCACTTGAGCTAATAAAGCCCCTTAAGGTGGTGCTCAGGTTCACCCTGAGGGGAAATGACAAGTCCAAGTGGACACGGGCTTGTTAAAATCAGAAATGGGTGGCTAGGAGTCACCATTAAATGTGATGCTAAATCACAATTTCTCTATTTAAAGCTATAAATGGCATATGTTCACATAACTCTGTTAGAGAATCACTGAATTGCAACTAAGTTTATATTTTAGCTATAGCTCATTGTAGTTTGAGCTAATTTacttttagtttctttttttgttttagtttggcTACTTAGCTGTAGCTTCCACAGTAGAGGAAAGTTCTGCATCTATGAAACTAGGCCAGGATGCACATTTATGGTTTAAACATTTATCACTCCATATATAATGTGTCTCTCAAGCATAACCTTTTCTCAACTATAAGAAGAGGAATTTCCTAAagttcatttgaaatgtttgtggGAACTGCAAGCAGTGTTAGAAGCACTACTGTCTATCTTCTCCTACACCAGTTGTAAAGAGAGGGTTAGTGAATGGCTGCCACGTATAAAGCAAAAAGTAAAGGTCACTATGGTCGATAAGGTCATAAAGCCTGAGGTTGAAAGAGGGCACACTAATGAGCCTCTCCCATTGACCTTGTTTCAGGGCAGTGCTGTACACAGGCACATGTGTTCAATAAAGTCATGTGTTATGCACCACATGTGCACTGACTTTGTAGCCGTTGCAGTAGCACACACAAAGGAAACATTCCATGTATACTGTAGACTGATATATTAAATGTGTGCAATGGAAGGCTGATTCTCTTCCAGCTGTCCTGGAACGTGGAAGTGTGAAATAGTTTAAATCTCATCTGCAATCCAGTTACAGCAAAGTAGATGAGGATTCTTCTCACTTAGCACAACATTAGCTTAATGGGAAGGAAATGTAAAGCAGTAGAACCGTACAGTTCTAGCAAGGGTTGCATAAATCATCAAACATGTAGtttttttcaaaactacaaTGTGGTAAACAACTGTAATAGTTTCcactatttaaataaaataccatTGCCctacattttcttgtattttattttttgctgagGTCCACATACGACAATTGTGTGGTGTTATGTACTAAAAACAGAGTTTCCACACTCTTTTATATCTTAGAATTAAACTGCTTtattattgtgcctttaagactgacatataaAATCATTGGTCCAATTGGCTTCCCTGTACTGTTTTTCAATCAATAaccagtccaggctgaaatactCCTTGTCACTTCAACATGCCCACTGTGTTGGTTTCAcgtttttaaaactttaacaatatttacatacaatatcATGATTGATACAGATCCTACGCTTACACTATTCATCTGTTTATAGGCAAATCAAACTGCACATTTCTATTTGACTCAGATGAGAGACTTGCAAGGAATTCAAAGGTGCCACTTGTGAAGTTTGTGAAGTATCGTCTAGCATGTTTACATCAACAAGAAATGAGGTACCATCTGAAGTTTACTGTGGAATAGATATGGTCACAGAGTGAGGTTTAGACATATTTTGCCTACCTTACTAATGAGGATAGCCAGCCAACAAACACAAGAAAACTGGTTTTATTTCCTCTAATGCAAAGCAGTCAAACCACCAAATTTACCTCCACAAATAGCTGAAAAGTGTTTTTCCTCTGTAGTGTCCTAGAACCTCCTGAGATACTTTAACTGTATTTGGTATCATTTTGGTATTTGGTATTGAACTCTGCGAAACTACATTTGGTAACATGGCAAAACTTAACTCTTGCTCAGCATCAATAAGACTGTTCCACATCTCAGGTCTTCTAGTTTCAGATATTCCACTATTTTAGGGCACAACTTTCTTACTATCTACAAAAAGTATGTTGACAGTCATATGTGAGGTGTGCTGTGGAGTCTTTTATGATGGGACTGTAGTGGAAGTGCTTAACACCCTCACTGATGACAGCTGAGTTAAAGAATGCTGTTACAACTCTACAGCTTGTCAGCCTTCCTGCTCCAAAACTACAGATATGATACTACAGATAGGTAAAATACAAAGAGACTGTCTctaaactcactcactctgccATACTATACAACTAAGAGCTTTAGAGTGGCAGCAAAAGCTTTATTCTAATCACTGAACCCAAGATAGTCTGAATGTCGCTCTAATCACTCAGAGGGATAGTACACGTCCCTCACGTCACACCTTCATATGATGACCCTAGCTTAGCTTTCAGTGAATTAGACCGGCTTTCAGAAGAGGGCATCTTAGGATTCTTTGGCAAAGGATGAGTATCTATTAACAGACGTTCAGTCAAGCTATGTCCTTTATCTGGGTGTTACGCTGCCCTCTTACAGCTGTCTCATCTACTACTCACTAGGTTAACATGGCAACTCTCTGAGTGCTAGCAGTACTAGTGCTAACAAGCCTACATTTGAAGTAAACCATTGCGGTGAGTGTGTTGGAGTGGTTTCATTTCCATGAAAGGTCACATGCCTGTTACTTATTACATTCTAAGCAAGAGCCATCAAATGAAGACAGTATCCTGAGAAACTGATCACATGGAGAGAAACAGCACATGTGACGATGAGGCAACCTGGCTCACATTAGCATTTCACCATTCAAAGGGAGGCTGATACGGTGCTAGATTATAGTTAGCGCCAAAGAAGGCGGCTTGCCCAACACAGAGCCAAGCGGGTGGCCGGGCTTCATTGAGGTGTGATCCCCACATGATCCTGTGTGGCTCATAAAAGCGTTAGCAGGGGTCATCTTCTGTGACAAGGAAATGGCAGCTGGAAAATGCTGGTCATTCTCTGCTACCACATGGTATTCCATGCAGCAA
This window of the Pygocentrus nattereri isolate fPygNat1 chromosome 2, fPygNat1.pri, whole genome shotgun sequence genome carries:
- the retreg1 gene encoding reticulophagy regulator 1: MAMAAAAEPVQESRSSDTERGAAESVQRAGGGGGVRALVDWRKPFRTTALFAATNAVFWFVSLSPCRVVCLLGLCLAVLLLVQLMRDVVLPKSRGTNVWRSMTSSWEMVDSGQEGRSGAEAQFTDSWMSFKLFLAETSSFKQQNPGKFCLLVCSLCSFLAVLGRYIPGIVISYIIVLGIFLWPLVSSHEFGMWLDPVLQKLNFGVREFLQKIKENHEQRLLKAQTEKESIEADLSSLFPKLDSTACRELSVSDTEVSEITWTDNGTFNLSEGHTPQTENSEDLDRRSEEEVFSGGLPDFPSLDNGLGTNGDDDDLSIGLPTQGERVEGEAAAQALELVQRMAGDVITAAVTTAMQERLQAVGVPALAQALAEDTDSEAEDFELLDQSELEQLEGELGLEKPSDETQPKGTKQPGFFSKLLGRH